The Henckelia pumila isolate YLH828 chromosome 2, ASM3356847v2, whole genome shotgun sequence genome includes a window with the following:
- the LOC140881487 gene encoding molybdate transporter 2, which translates to MAEDSSASTPLLHRRVSGWCGHIAASLRPKTSIFSELSGAVGDLGTYIPIVLALTLVSNLDLSTTLIFTALYNIATGVLFGTPMPVQPMKSIAAVAVTELPHLTVTQIAAAGICTATVLLLLGVTGLMSFLYRYLPLPVVRGVQLSQGLSFAFSAIKYIRYNQDFTKTTATKTNDPRSWLGLDGLILALCCLLFLILSTGDGGGSRSCDTSLSTLSNKERKVQRRIKILTSIPSALIVFVVGLILCFIRDPSIFGDITFGPSKFHVLKITWEDFKIGFLRGAVPQIPLSVLNSVIAVCKLSGDLFPGTDLSATKVSISVGIMNLVGCWFGAMPVCHGAGGLAGQYRFGGRSGLSVVFLGVGKLILGLLFGNSFVRILSEFPIGILGVLLLFAGIELAMASRDMNSKEDSFVMLVCAAVSMTGSSAALGFICGIVLYLLLKLREMDFSCFSFCNTTRGEPSGEEEALINP; encoded by the coding sequence ATGGCTGAAGATTCCTCCGCCTCCACTCCTCTCCTTCACCGCCGCGTATCCGGGTGGTGCGGCCACATAGCTGCTTCACTCCGCCCCAAGACCTCTATCTTCTCCGAGCTGAGTGGCGCCGTCGGAGACCTGGGCACATACATTCCGATAGTCTTGGCGCTTACACTCGTCTCAAATTTGGATCTTTCCACCACGCTCATCTTCACCGCCCTTTATAACATCGCCACCGGGGTCCTTTTTGGCACCCCCATGCCAGTCCAGCCCATGAAATCAATCGCCGCTGTAGCCGTCACTGAGTTGCCCCATTTAACGGTGACCCAGATCGCCGCCGCCGGGATCTGCACTGCCACCGTGCTCCTTCTACTTGGAGTCACTGGACTCATGTCCTTCCTCTACCGATATCTTCCCCTTCCCGTTGTCCGAGGTGTCCAGCTCTCGCAGGGCCTCTCTTTTGCCTTCTCTGCTATCAAGTATATTCGTTATAATCAAGATTTTACCAAAACCACCGCCACAAAAACCAACGATCCACGCTCCTGGCTCGGGCTTGATGGGCTTATTCTGGCCCTGTGCTGTCTCCTCTTTCTCATTCTCTCCACGGGAGATGGTGGTGGCAGCCGCAGCTGCGATACAAGCTTAAGTACCTTGTCAAACAAAGAGCGTAAAGTACagagaagaattaaaatcttgACAAGTATACCTTCTGCACTGATAGTTTTTGTGGTAGGTTTGATTTTGTGTTTCATTCGTGACCCTTCTATTTTTGGCGACATAACTTTTGGTCCCTCGAAATTTCATGTCCTAAAAATCACTTGGGAAGACTTCAAGATTGGTTTTTTACGAGGTGCGGTGCCTCAAATACCGCTGTCTGTTTTAAACTCGGTTATCGCGGTTTGCAAACTCTCTGGTGATCTATTTCCTGGTACTGATTTGTCAGCAACAAAGGTTTCTATTAGTGTAGGAATAATGAATTTGGTGGGGTGCTGGTTCGGTGCCATGCCGGTTTGCCATGGTGCTGGAGGGCTGGCAGGGCAGTACAGGTTTGGAGGGAGGAGTGGTCTATCGGTAGTGTTTCTTGGTGTAGGGAAACTGATTCTTGGATTGTTATTTGGGAATTCTTTTGTGAGAATTTTGAGTGAATTTCCCATTGGGATTCTGGGGGTGTTACTGTTATTTGCTGGAATCGAATTGGCTATGGCATCCAGAGATATGAATTCAAAGGAAGATTCTTTTGTGATGTTAGTTTGTGCAGCTGTGTCAATGACAGGATCTAGTGCTGCATTGGGATTTATATGTGGCATTGTGCTGTATTTGCTTTTGAAGTTGAGGGAGATGGATTTTTCGTGTTTTAGTTTCTGTAACACGACCAGGGGCGAGCCTTCGGGTGAGGAAGAAGCTCTTATTAATCCATAA